Within Dromaius novaehollandiae isolate bDroNov1 chromosome 8, bDroNov1.hap1, whole genome shotgun sequence, the genomic segment tctgttttcctttttacagtATTATGCAGCTTCTTTACCCAATATCATCTTCCATCCAGAATGAATCCACACAGCATTTATGACATGACACAATATGGTGCTAGTATTTTTTTACATCTCAGTACAAAACCAACTCCGTTAGCGATCTCTTTGCAGTCGCAGGGAGCAGAAAAATAGTCCTGCAGTGAACGCTTTCATCATTTACGGCCAGGTGTTCATGAGTGTATTTAATTAATTAGACCTGGTCACCGGTCTCTTTGAAGTAGATCGCTTTATTAAAGGAGGTTGGCCGTGTGCTTCGATCAATGCAAAcatgtaaaagagaaaacagtggTTCTGGGAACCGCGAAGCTGGGACGGGCTGCTCTATTTGTAATACAATCGGCTGCAACTGAGAAAACCAACAGGTCTCCTGTATTTCCAAGTACGCTATTGGGACCGTATATCTAGCACTATCTCTTTATGACTTCAGAGACTTTGAGGAACAATTTCTTCCCAGAAGGACACACAATTTAGCCTTTGTAACATAAGGGAAAAAGAGCGAGCAGGCAGACGTTGGCCCTTTGACAACATCCTCACAGTATCAAAGCACAGTGGTTATAAGCCAAGATTTGCACTACATTTTTCCACCCCTTACGGATTTTGATTATGTCTCTTGAACATAATCTCCAGGTTGAGAATAGACTGCTAGGAACATCATTAACTACATACGACCTGCGACCTGCTGAAACGAGACAGGCTGATCCATCTGGATGCTGTGTCACCCTGAGGAGAAGCAGTCTAATAGGAGCAGCCCTTACGTAGCTGATGCATCTGTTACAGCATCATCAGCTGCTGGGTCAAAAAGCCCATAGCTGTGTGctgcctgggcagcaaactgttCAAAGAGAGCCTCAAAACACTTTAAACCAGTTTTGATGGTGTTTTCATGTAGCAAAAGAGCCTTCCTCTGTACCAACACACTATACACATTTTACgcaaaaagtttcattttataACTTTTGAGCTTTTCAAGCCTCTGTGAGTCATCCAGCGTTAGGAATAGGATCACACACACCCCCTACCCCTCAACATGCACTTTCTATGCAGTTTTGATTATCTATAACTTGTGCCACTTTTATCCAGGGTGTCCACAGTCCCAGCTGCCTGGGTGCTACGTTGTCTGGTCACTACGCTGTCTGGGTGCACCCGCAGGCATTACCGACGACCATTAGTCCTCTTGGGAGAAAGCCTGCATCGGCACGGCCCGTCCAACATCTGGATTCAGGATCCACATGCACCACTTGGAGGAAGTGAACATTacaagctcaaaaaaaaaaaaaaaaaaaaaagtggaaagagaTCAAGGCTTAAAATTTCACCTGCTTCTCCAATGCCACGAGCCACCTGTAGCTGCTTACGCCTGTACGCAGGGCTCCTCAAACGCTGTAGCACTGCACCAGCCACTGCATCTTCCTGTGCGGAGGTGGCGCTTACTTGCTTTCCCCAAGTGAAACGAATGCCCAGAACAGCACGTAGCAAACAACCAGGCAAAGCCTCTTCCTCTAAAAGAGCTTTACTTTCTTGAGCTGCCATAAGAAAggaactgtgatttttttgtgttaacaCTCTCACTTTTCTTACTACCAGGGGCTGCTGAAAACAGAGCCATAGGCCTTACTCCCACGGTATGCAAGAATGTTTTTCATATACTGCCACCTGTCATCACAGCGTACACGCTCTATCTTCACTCTACGCCTTTGTGGGTTTTATTCCAGCAGTAATTATACCTTTTATAAGAAGCCTGTTGCAGGTTCCACTCCATTGGAAATACCTGCTTTAACTCATACATGCTCTGGCTGAATAGCATACAGTGAGATTGTTTAATAATTTCTTCTGCTGTACATATTTTCAATTGTGGCCAGATTCATGCTGGCGTTTCTGCCACTTAATTTATTTCAATAATAAATCTGGCTCTTTATCCAGACCACAGCATTCATGTTCTAAGTCAGCAGTGTAACTTAAGGtaatgtatacacacacacacaccacaagCTTTACACATACTTACACACACTAAAATTGTAAGAGATTGCACGAGTGCCTGCATACATTTACATACCTTGCCCTAGTTATTTAGATTGCTGTTTCAGAACAGGTATGCAACTGCATTTAATTGGAGCCCAAAATCTAACCAGTCAGGACCATGCTCCCTAAATCTGTGTCATAAAAAGAATATAACAGAAATAGTATTGCAGAAGCTGGCCAGAGGCTGAAACAATTTGTGTGAAATCGAATAATCCCCATGAGCACTGTGCACTCAGGAGCATCACTGTAGCAGTCAGGCACAGGTGGAAGTCAGATACACCGTGATAAATCAGTTGGCAAGATGCTAGAAGCAACATTCAGGCTGAAGGTATTTAAAACCTGTGTGCATGCCTTGTCTGAAACTGGAGTCTCCTGCCTCAGATACTTAATCCGTAATTCGGGAGATCTGGGGtgattccttttgcttttttcctctgtagcGTGGGGCAGCTCTCAAACCCCACCTGCCCCTGTAGCTTATCTGTCCAGCAGCGCTGGAGCTCCTCTGCCTCCCGCCTGTTtcagcagcaggctctggaggaagagaagccGCTGCCTGCACCTACTGCCACGTGCGCTCCTCCCGCTTTGGGGTGTCACATCACGTGAAGGGGACTGTAACGCTTCTGGATCCAGACTGGCCAGGGAGAAGCTCCACGCTCTCAGGGCCTACAGCAGCACGTCCCCCAGACCTGGGATCATCACCGACAGCGACGGGCACTGCCCAGGATCAACTGCAGCCTCGCTGAACTTCTCACCCTTAACCGAGATGACCGTACAAGTCAGAGACAGTAGTTCTGTGCCTGCAGGGAGCCAAACGAGAGTGGTTTTAGAGTGCAAGGTGAGGGGGTTAAGCAGTAAACGAAAGGAGCTCGAGATCTGTGCTTGCTACAGCAGGTGGTTAGCTCAGGGGAGATGTGGGACCCATGACAGCTTGCACTAAGCAGAACTGCAAACACAGCAGGAACCTTcacagagcacccaagctgctcaCAGCTTGCATCGAGTTACATTTCCTGCTTATACACATTTGCatagaagaaaaaagtgactGCTATATTTGGAATGTATATATTTTCAGAAATCGCTCTTCACATGACTGCTCTTTGTTCTGTTTGATGCTACAACACACAAACTTATTTCCATCTGTCACAGTGGATCTTTCTATTCAGAATACACACAGTTTCATTCCTGTACTTCTAGGAAGCGCTTTTTCTTCCTCACACTTTTGTTGAAACAGCAAGTTTGGGAGTTGAAGccaagcagagctctgctgtttcaCCAGCAGTCCCCGGCTGTGCCTTCCCAGCTCTCCAACTGAGCCGGGGAAAAGGACGCTTAATGCATGTGTGAGCATTCGTATTCCCCTGTCAGAGAAAGTCACTGGCTGAAAACCTACGTTTGTTCAGAGAAGAGGAAATGAACAGCTTGAAACCTTCCTTCCAGCATTTAAACTGGAAGCAAGCCCAGCAGAGTCATGCTCTCACTGCATAACAGCACAAGGCAAACAAGGTCATTTGCTCTGAGCACATTTTGCCTCCCCAAAACCATGTGCCCATTTTAATGTTTCAGGTGGTGCAAGAACACCTGCCTGATCCTCAGCATCCAGCTGTGTTTAAAAACCAGCGTGCCAGAGTTACCTCTGTTTGCTCATCTCATTATGGGAAGGAACTGTTCTGCCACCTGCCAAACTGTCAGTTACTCTCCGACTGAAGACTCTGTTGTCAGAAAGAGACAGAGCTCAGGCTGAAAATGTCTCTCTAGCAGTTAACAGCACCTTTTCTTACTTCACGTATTACAGAAATCTAGAGGTAATATGATTCCACAATATAAACTATGCGCAGCCACCTTGAAACTAGCAGCCAATATTGGTCATCATTTGCATTTGAATATATTCAAATATCTTCTTTCACATGTATCTCCTGAGGCTATCACACACATTTAGAAATCCCTAAATGTGGCTGTAAATACCTTGCTCCTCTGTGAGAGCTGGAGGCTATCTCACTGCATTCAGTATGATTGTTCCTGTGCACCGTGGAAAGGTCAGGGCCTTCACCTGTAAGCTGCAGCCTCCAAGAAGAAAGAACGAACCAGCTGCAGTTTGTGCAACTCTGGCATATCATCAGCTTTTCTAAACAGAAGGTAGCAGAAAACATACTAAGACATTGAATTAATTGTTCCCCCTAAAAGATATGGTAAAAATTGATTAGAAATCATTCTTTCATTTCAGCTGTTGCTACGCAGTGTGCAAGTTAAAATGCTGAGCACACTGAGAAGCGCACAAATACATGCATTTTGCTAACTTGCCAAGTAAGCTGACATACTTTTCAATAGCGTGATTGTAGCACAACCCAGTATCCAGGACCTCCCTCTGCTCCTTCAAGGGCAATGTTCACTTCAGACTGGCAAACCCACATTACTACCAGCTGCTAACAGGAGTTCTTCATAGTATCTATCGCAAATCCAGCAACAGAGCACAGCATCCAACACGTACACAGGAGTGCCACATAAGCTGTATGCCAGCTCTGTTACAGGTGAGCTCTTAGAATAAAAGATGGTATTTTGCACTGTCAGTTACCACAGCTTGTGTTTTTTCAGACCGAGGAatactatttttaatttgtacATAAAAGATCACACCAAGAAACTGCAAGCTGCTTTTTACCACAAGAAAAGGTCAGTGGTGTAGGAGATCTATATCACAAGGTTTAGAAATAtagataaatacataaaatggCAGACAGGACCAAAAAGCATTAATCAGATTGAGTATGACAGCAAAGCATGAAGTTACACAGAAAGGAGACTTCCTGGGTTTGCACTGGCATCCCCTGGGCAAAGCAGTGTTCCTGGCCTGTGACAGACAGGCACACATTCAGGGTGGGGTCTGCACAGGCAGGTGTTACCAAAAAAATGAGCACACAAGGATGCAGCTCACAGTGTGATTGGCACTGCTCCAACATGCAGAGGTTGTTGCCCAGCAGAAATCTATTTCAATTTTGTAAGCTAGAGCGCCTTTAAAGAGAGGGCAGCTTAGGACAACTCCCCCCCAAAACCGTATATTTCTACAGAACACAGCTTTTACTTGTATGCTGAAGTGTTCCACTGCAGTTTCttcatattcaaaacaaaaaattccctcccaaaaataacaaaaaacatgCAACAGCTTTCACAACTGGCCCTTCCCCACTCCCCCGCATCAAAATTTTTGTGTCTAAAGTTATTCTTGGACAAAAAATTATTGATTTGACTCCATTTCGATGCTGAATTATTTAGAAATCAAAGTATACTTGATAATTCAATTCCACAATTTTAATTTACAATCAAATAATGACAatttgtaaaattaaaataattacactcAATAACAACCTGTAAAACTTAGAGACTGATCCAAGAAATCAAAGCTTCTCAGATGAAGTTACAACATTAAAGATATGGTTTAAAACCTTAGTTGGGTATCAAATAAGTATTTCTCCATAGAACAAGGTTCTCCGGTTATATGTGTTGTTTTGACAGTTTGATGACAGAGCAAATAAATCAGAAAGTCTTAATATAATTTTAGGGCAACAAACGTGACTTTCAGCAAATGAACTGACTCAAGTTTTTCAAACCATTCTGGTACCGAGCAGCCTTAGAGCAGACCATCCAAGTGTGCACATTATCAAAGCTCCACAGGTGCTTGTAAGACTGTGGGTACAGTTTTGAATGCTGAAGTCTGCATGATCTTGCAgctatatttttctgtattagaaCTTGTCCTAGCACAAGCCTTGACATTGAAACATCACGCACAAGTGAGAGTTCTCCATGCTTGAAACCACAGGGACAAAATTCAAAAAGAGCAGAAGTCTTTGCCCTCCTTAAAGTAGAAAAGGAATCTAAGCATTACATCTAAAACCATACATATTTAAAACTGAATAAAGGGACAGCAGAGTTGACCACGTTTGTTGTGTCTGCAAAATATAGGTTTATTTGTATACACAAAAACTTACAGAATATTTATTTACTATGAGTAAAAACTGTATACCCATGTGATTTAAATAACAAGTTCACTTGACACATAAAATTGCAGTTTTAAGAAATGCAGAAACTGACAGTTTTACTCCCCAAAGGTTAAAGAACTCGAtgcttctttctgttctttatgCAGCTGCTTTGCCCTGTTTTTCAAATCTTCTGCCTTGGCATCATTCTTCTCAATGCCATCTCCGATTTTGTACATTCGACTGGCATTGGCACAAGCCCATACATGACCCAGCTCACATGCTTTCAGAGAATACTGCAAAGCATGGTTCATGTCCTTGGGGACCCCAGGCGCTCCCTGGAGGTATATCACACTGAGGTTGAAGCAGCTAGGAGCAAAATTGCCATCGCAGGCTTTTGTGTAATAGTCTCTAGCAACAACTGGGTCAGGTTTATCATCATTTACTCGCCCATCATGGGCCAACAGCCCGACGTTATGACAGGCATTTATTGACCGCTTCCCACCTTTCTCACAGGACCTCACAAAGGAGTTGTAGGCAGCTTTCAGATCTGGGGCGAGTCCACCTGCCAGCCAAGAAACCAAGAGATTACAGTAAGCACATGCTGCGTAACTGAAACAGATGGGAGCTTTCCGCTTCACAACGTGCCTCCCAACACTCACAGCATTCCTCACCATTAGATACTACAGTCAACATTTATGACTTCAGAGACACAACTGCTGTCTCAACTACAATGGTTTTGCTAATGCCCTCAAATTAGGAAATCCTGCTCCACTGTAGGGTAATCGGGCAGACAAAAAACTCCTTCCACTACTACTTACATAGACCCCTAAGTAATTTACACTAGacgaagtatttttttttttgtcagttgaCACTGTTACCAGTTTAAAACTATGGTAACAACATCACATTCCTCAATGTGTTGCTATTTGGATGGAGATTCATTAGCATAACTGCTTCCAATCACTGTAACAGCAGATACTTCTTTGGCAGACTTGGGGCCTACATATTTGTGTATCTGCAAACAGTGTCATCAGTCTGCAAGCTTATTTCTTCCTTACcttttgtaaagaaaacaaaacaaaatgaaaagatcagAC encodes:
- the LOC112986590 gene encoding cytochrome c oxidase assembly factor 7, which translates into the protein MAGLVNFEDEEEVRGYLENLHVEYSYQCYRESDPDGCQRLADYLEAVKKDFAAAARVLRRNCEANGHSESCYKLGAYQAIGKGGLAPDLKAAYNSFVRSCEKGGKRSINACHNVGLLAHDGRVNDDKPDPVVARDYYTKACDGNFAPSCFNLSVIYLQGAPGVPKDMNHALQYSLKACELGHVWACANASRMYKIGDGIEKNDAKAEDLKNRAKQLHKEQKEASSSLTFGE